The following coding sequences are from one Scomber japonicus isolate fScoJap1 chromosome 3, fScoJap1.pri, whole genome shotgun sequence window:
- the gnb1b gene encoding guanine nucleotide binding protein (G protein), beta polypeptide 1b, translating into MSELDQLRQEAEQLKNQIRDARKACADATLSQITANIDPVGRIQMRTRRTLRGHLAKIYAMHWGTDSRLLVSASQDGKLIIWDSYTTNKVHAIPLRSSWVMTCAYAPSGNYVACGGLDNICSIYNLKTREGNVRVSRELAGHTGYLSCCRFLDDNQIVTSSGDTTCALWDIETGQQTTTFAGHTGDVMSLSLAPDSRLFVSGACDASAKLWDVREGMCRQTFTGHESDINAICFFPNGNAFATGSDDATCRLFDLRADQELMIYSHDNIICGITSVAFSKSGRLLLAGYDDFNCNVWDTLKADRAGVLAGHDNRVSCLGVTDDGMAVATGSWDSFLKIWN; encoded by the exons ATGAGTGAACTGGACCAGTTACGCCAAGAGGCAGAGCAGCTCAAAAATCAGATCAGA gaTGCCAGGAAAGCATGTGCAGATGCCACATTATCACAG ATCACAGCTAATATTGACCCCGTTGGACGAATCCAGATGCGTACAAGACGAACGCTGCGGGGTCACCTAGCTAAAATCTATGCCATGCATTGGGGAACAGATTCCAG GCTCTTGGTCAGTGCCTCTCAAGATGGCAAACTCATTATTTGGGACAGTTATACCACAAATAAG GTTCATGCCATTCCACTTCGATCTTCCTGGGTCATGACTTGCGCATATGCACCATCAGGAAATTATGTGGCCTGTGGTGGTTTAGACAACATCTGCTCCATTTACAACCTGAAAACACGCGAGGGGAATGTACGTGTGAGCCGTGAGCTCGCTGGACATACAG GATACCTGTCCTGTTGTCGCTTTCTTGATGACAACCAGATTGTTACAAGCTCTGGCGATACCACTTG tgcaCTTTGGGACATTGAGACTGGCCAGCAGACAACCACATTTGCTGGACACACAGGTGATGTCATGAGCCTGTCGTTGGCCCCTGACTCACGGTTATTCGTCTCTGGTGCTTGTGATGCCTCTGCTAAACTCTGGGACGTTCGAGAGGGCATGTGCAGACAGACATTTACTGGCCATGAATCTGACATCAATGCCATCTGT TTCTTCCCTAATGGCAATGCCTTTGCCACGGGCTCTGATGATGCCACCTGCAGGCTGTTTGATCTGCGTGCTGATCAGGAATTAATGATCTACTCTCATGACAACATCATATGTGGCATCACCTCTGTTGCATTCTCGAAGAGTGGCCGTCTTCTTCTGGCGGGATATGATGACTTCAACTGTAATGTGTGGGACACACTAAAAGCTGACCGTGCTG GTGTGTTGGCTGGACATGACAACCGTGTTAGCTGCCTGGGAGTTACTGATGATGGCATGGCAGTTGCAACAGGATCCTGGGACAGTTTTCTGAAGATCTGGAATTGA